The sequence GGCAACAAAGATTTTTATGACGTAAGCTTGGTGGATGGTTACAATGTGGCCATTGGAGTACAGGCAACCGGAGGAACCGGTGATTGTCAATACGCAGGTTGCGAAAATGACCTGAATGGTTACTGCCCAAAGGAGTTGCAGGTAAAAGATGATACCGGTTCGGTAGTAGCATGTAAGAGCGCGTGTGTGGCGTTTAACACCCCGGAGTATTGTTGCACCGGGGAGCACTCAACGCCACAAACGTGCTCACCTACGAATTACTCAAAAATGTTTAAGAATGCATGTCCAAGAGCTTATAGTTACGCTTATGATGATGCTTCAAGCACTTTTACATGCTCAGGTGCAAATTACATCATCACTTTTTGCCCCGCAGGATCATCTTAGTTCCTCATATTTCAATATAAATAATCTTATATGATTATGACAAAACCTGAAATAATGATCAAAATCAATATGTATCAAGAAttgatttatttgttttttttttttttttaccaattcTAGTATATTGTATCAAAAGATGTTAGAAACATGTTATATATTATAGATAtcttgtgtgtgtgtgttttttttttttttaactaaagatAAGAAATTCGAACTcgcaatctcttaattgagtatggggagactatgccatttgagctataactcattggcatctTGTGTGTTTATATAGATGCACGTGTTACTGAATAATAAATTTGATATAaagtaaatataattaaataccGAATAGGATATACATATGATAGATTTTTAATCAAAAGTATTTAAAAGGTATTGATATCATTAAGTTTTCTAGAGATACCAGAAAAGATCCACGTAGAAAAAAGAAACTTTTTGATAGGATATTAGAGAAAAGTTAACATCATTGTGATTGAGTGACGTGTAATAATTATAagacattcattcattaattcaTATACCAGCATTGGTGGagcttgaaaattttttttcaaatgtatataaattataattttaaaagttaattaaaaaatttttttatgcataTATGTTTATttcattcaaattaaattagtttttaacttCTAACacaaattgaaaacaaatgataATAAGAGAACATGAAGCCTATAATTACCAATTAGTCAAGTTAATTGGCTTGATTCCTATCTAAGCATATGAAATGATATATTCATTCTAAAACTGAAGTCATTTCACATATTCTTTCACGTTTGAGTTGATATTTTTAGCCATAAAATCAACTGAATAATTGGTCATTCTTTGAATTAAGGTAATACTAGTCTTTTaatttcaattcaaaatttcttgaatctttttattaaatttttttctagAATAATATTATCAAACTTCTTTTTTTAAGATCATAAAAAAAGCGTCTAAACAATTCGTCTCATAAAAAACATCGCGAAACTACATTTCTAATATCGTAATCCTAAATATAACTAAaacatatatttaaaaaaaaaaNNNNNNNNNNNNNNNNNNNNNNNNNNNNNNNNNNNNNNNNNNNNNNNNNNNNNNNNNNNNNNNNNNNNNNNNNNNNNNNNNNNNNNNNNNNNNNNNNNNNNNNNNNNNNNNNNNNNNNNNNNNNNNNNNNNNNNNNNNNNNNNNNNNNNNNNNNNNNNNCCAATACCAATAATTCcgattcttagtatataaaaaaatttataaaatatataaaagaacattcaTTTATTATGAGAAAAAAACATTATGATACTTAGtagaagaaacatcctaatgcctAGCATAAGTACAACGTAGAACTCAGAAGCATTTGGCTGATTTTCTGCTGCACCCTCTTGGTTCCTAGCATTGTTGTTCCTTAATATTTATGTAGTATATGTTAATCATATGACATAGCATATATGTGTATAAGttagctttcttttttttttttgggtgggccttattttcttttttattcataGCTTTTTCCTTAACTTTTTCTTTCctgttttttttttggacttgtaactttttctttccttaaaataaaaagaaggtTAACTAACTTTTGGGCCAGCATTCTTGGGTTTCTTATTATATTCAAAGCACTTGATTATTTttgtcccaaaaaaaaaaaaaaacctcatGAATGTATATATTGGCAGGTAATGTTGCATCAGCCACATTATTCACCCTACGCAACAATTGCAAATACACTGTTTGGCCCGGAAGTCTTTCCGGCAATGGCCCAAATATTCTTGACACCGATCTTTCTCTAAGACCCGGTTCTTCGGCCCGATCAAATGTTCCGGCTGGTTGGTCAGGACGTTTTTGGGCTAGAACCGAGTGCAATTTTGATAGGACCGGTAACGGCAAATGTGCTACCGGAGACTGTCTCGGTGGCCTCAAGTGTATCGGCGGAGGTGCTCCGCCGGTAACACTGGCCGAGTTCACGGTTGGAAATGCCGGCAATGGCAATATGGACTTTTATGATGTGAGCTTGGTAGACGGTTACAATGTTCCTATGGGGGTACATGCAACCGGAGGAACCGGTAACTGTCAATATGCTGGCTGCGTTTCTGACCTAAATGATAACTGTCCAAAGGAGTTACAGGTAAAAGATGTTACCGGTTTGGTAGTTGCATGCAAGAGCGCGTGTGCGGCCTTCAACCGTCCGGAGTATTGTTGCACCGGAGAGCACGGAACACCACAGACATGCCCACCTACAAATTACTCAAAAATGTTTAAGATTGCATGTCCAAGAGCTTATAGTTATGCTTATGATGATGCTTCAAGCACTTGTACATGTTTTGGAGCAAGTTACACCATCACCTTTTGCCCCACAGAATCCTCATAAGTCCTAAATCTCTTGGGTTTTTTTTAGTTACATAGTTGTTATTGTTAAAAGAAAGGGTGTTTGTGGTTGGTTTATTAGTTAACGATGAAAAACTTGAATGCAGTTAACTttatatgaagttg is a genomic window of Arachis ipaensis cultivar K30076 chromosome B06, Araip1.1, whole genome shotgun sequence containing:
- the LOC107605730 gene encoding pathogenesis-related protein 5-like, whose amino-acid sequence is MYILAGNVASATLFTLRNNCKYTVWPGSLSGNGPNILDTDLSLRPGSSARSNVPAGWSGRFWARTECNFDRTGNGKCATGDCLGGLKCIGGGAPPVTLAEFTVGNAGNGNMDFYDVSLVDGYNVPMGVHATGGTGNCQYAGCVSDLNDNCPKELQVKDVTGLVVACKSACAAFNRPEYCCTGEHGTPQTCPPTNYSKMFKIACPRAYSYAYDDASSTCTCFGASYTITFCPTESS